From a single Arachis hypogaea cultivar Tifrunner chromosome 3, arahy.Tifrunner.gnm2.J5K5, whole genome shotgun sequence genomic region:
- the LOC112776384 gene encoding auxin efflux carrier component 2-like produces MIKGKDIYNVIAGIVPLYVAMFLGYGSVRWWKILTPEQCSGVNRFVSMFAAPFLAFKFISANNPYKMNFKFLAGDSLQKVFVMVVLYIWNLTRFGNMDTGIIIYALFALPNTLVMGIPLMEAMYGKFSTPLITQIVVLQSVIWNTVLLILFEYRAAKILIQEQFPDNTAAIATVTIDPDVESLGGEPLQADTDVGHEGKLHVVVRRSASVSSNNTSYKSFELPSSGLSRASSSVSEIHSIYSARETPLRYPSFESPHIINLPKSMSVGTILEEDLKRPKKFWGGSRKNNSRVSSICTNDDSIGSSNGVVVLPHHSAASRDEHDELTETKENSRSSLSGSWKKMENIEENVENKKKQMPSARVMTKLITVMAYRKLSWNPNTWASVVGITWSLIAYRCHIKMPSIIEGSITIVSNTGLGMAMFSLGLFMALQPKIIACGKKWAAISMGVRFLAGPALIAATSAPIGIRGDLLRVEIIQAALPQGIIPFIFAKEYNLYPDIFSTAVIFGMVVALPVTIIYYVLLGL; encoded by the exons ATGATCAAGGGGAAGGACATATACAATGTTATTGCAGGCATTGTGCCCTTGTACGTGGCCATGTTCTTAGGTTATGGCTCAGTTCGGTGGTGGAAGATCTTAACGCCGGAGCAATGCTCCGGCGTCAACCGTTTCGTGTCGATGTTCGCGGCCCCTTTCCTGGCATTTAAGTTCATATCGGCCAACAACCCTTACAAGATGAACTTCAAGTTCTTGGCGGGAGACTCGTTACAAAAGGTTTTCGTTATGGTTGTGCTTTATATATGGAATCTAACGAGATTCGGGAATATGGACACAGGCATAATTATCTATGCCCTTTTTGCTTTGCCTAATACCCTAGTCATGGGTATTCCCTTAATGGAAGCAATGTACGGAAAATTCTCTACACCTCTCATTACTCAAATTGTTGTCTTGCAAAGCGTCATATGGAACACCGTCTTGTTGATTCTGTTCGAGTATAGGGCGGCTAAAATCCTCATCCAAGAGCAATTCCCCGACAACACGGCCGCTATTGCCACAGTGACAATAGATCCGGACGTGGAGTCCCTAGGCGGGGAGCCCCTGCAAGCTGACACGGACGTGGGACATGAGGGGAAGCTTCATGTGGTGGTGAGAAGATCAGCATCCGTATCATCTAATAATACATCTTACAAGTCTTTTGAATTGCCTTCCTCAGGCTTATCTAGGGCTTCTTCAAGTGTTAGTGAAATCCATTCTATTTACTCCGCTAGAGAAACCCCGTTAAGATATCCAAGCTTTGAGAGTCCTCATATTATTAATTTGCCAAAAAGCATGTCCGTTGGTACTATTTTGGAAGAGGATTTGAAGAGGCCAAAGAAATTCTGGGGTGGAAGTCGCAAAAATAATAGTAGAGTTTCCTCTATTTGTACCAATGACGACAGTATTGGATCTTCTAACGGTGTTGTTGTTCTTCCACACCACAGTGCTGCCTCCAGAG ATGAGCATGATGAATTGACTGAAACTAAAGAAAATTCGAGAAGTTCTTTAAGTGGGAGCTGGAAGAAGATGGAGAATATTGAAGAAAATgttgaaaacaaaaagaaacaaatgcCATCTGCGAGGGTCATGACGAAGCTCATTACAGTAATGGCTTATAGGAAGCTCTCATGGAACCCTAATACATGGGCAAGTGTTGTTGGCATCACGTGGTCCCTCATAGCATACAG GTGTCACATCAAAATGCCGTCCATAATTGAAGGTTCCATTACAATAGTGTCAAATACCGGTTTGGGTATGGCTATGTTTAGTCTAG GTCTATTCATGGCATTACAACCAAAGATCATTGCTTGTGGAAAAAAGTGGGCAGCAATTTCTATGGGTGTTAGGTTCTTGGCTGGTCCGGCACTGATTGCTGCAACCTCAGCACCAATTGGTATCCGTGGAGATCTTTTACGAGTTGAAATTATTCAG GCTGCTCTACCCCAAGGTATCATTCCCTTTATATTTGCTAAAGAATACAATCTTTATCCAGATATCTTCAGTACTGC GGTCATCTTCGGAATGGTGGTTGCATTGCCCGTAACAATAATATACTACGTGCTTCTTGGGCTTTAA